A genomic window from Streptomyces sp. NBC_00234 includes:
- the ligA gene encoding NAD-dependent DNA ligase LigA — protein sequence MAGEQQAQQIAVPAQAQERHALLAEQVEEHRFRYYVKDQPVVSDAEFDRLMRELEALEEQHPQLRTPDSPTQKVAGPYRTEFTSVEHRERMLSLDNAFDDLELAAWAERVAKDVGSAGYHFLCELKVDGLAVNLTYEHGRLTRAATRGDGRTGEDITPNVRTIAEIPHRLKGERIPELVEIRGEVFFPMEAFEELNARLVEADDKPFANPRNAAAGSLRQKDPKVTATRPLHMVVHGIGAREGLAIDRLSQAYELLHEWGLPTAKYNKVVDSIDGVREFIAHFGEFRHSVEHEIDGVVVKLDEIPLQGRLGSTSRAPRWAIAWKYAPEEVNTKLVNIRVGVGRTGRVTPYAQVEPVEVAGSEVEFATLHNQNVVKAKGVLIGDTVVLRKAGDVIPEILGPVVDLRDGSERPFVMPAECPECGTALRPMKEGDIDLRCPNARSCPAQLRERVAYLAGRKCLDIDHFGYVAAAALTKPLEPAEPPLLDEGDLFGLTVEQLLPIRAYVLDQDSGLPKRDPKTGEEKIATVFANQQGEPKKNALGMLEGIAAARTAPLARILTGLSIRHVGPVAAEELARQFRSIDRIDEATEEELAAADGVGPIIAASVKEWFAQDWHREILRKWRESGVRMEDERAGEDEGPRPLEGLTVVVTGTLATHTRDGAKEALQSRGAKVTGSVSKKTSFVVVGDNPGSKYDKAMQLNVPVLDEAGFAVLLEQGPDAAREAAVPAEGQETA from the coding sequence ATGGCCGGCGAACAGCAGGCGCAGCAGATCGCGGTGCCGGCGCAGGCACAGGAGCGGCACGCACTCCTTGCCGAGCAGGTCGAGGAGCACCGCTTCCGGTACTACGTGAAGGACCAGCCGGTCGTCAGTGACGCCGAGTTCGACCGGCTGATGCGTGAGCTGGAAGCGCTGGAGGAGCAGCATCCGCAGCTGCGTACGCCGGATTCGCCGACCCAGAAGGTCGCCGGGCCGTACCGCACGGAGTTCACCTCCGTCGAGCACCGCGAACGCATGCTCTCGCTGGACAACGCCTTCGACGACCTGGAGCTGGCCGCCTGGGCCGAGCGCGTCGCCAAGGACGTCGGCAGCGCCGGCTACCACTTCCTGTGCGAGCTCAAGGTGGACGGCCTCGCGGTCAACCTCACCTACGAGCACGGCAGGCTGACCCGCGCGGCGACCCGCGGCGACGGCCGCACCGGCGAGGACATCACGCCCAACGTCCGTACGATCGCCGAGATCCCGCACCGGCTGAAGGGCGAGCGGATCCCGGAGCTGGTCGAGATCCGCGGCGAGGTGTTCTTCCCGATGGAAGCGTTCGAGGAGCTCAACGCCCGGCTGGTGGAGGCCGACGACAAGCCCTTCGCCAACCCGAGGAACGCCGCGGCGGGTTCCCTGCGCCAGAAGGACCCCAAGGTCACCGCCACCCGTCCGCTGCACATGGTGGTCCACGGCATCGGCGCCCGCGAGGGCCTCGCGATCGACCGCCTCTCGCAGGCGTACGAGCTGCTGCACGAGTGGGGACTGCCCACCGCCAAGTACAACAAGGTGGTGGACTCCATCGACGGCGTACGGGAGTTCATCGCCCACTTCGGTGAGTTCCGGCACTCCGTGGAGCACGAGATCGACGGGGTCGTCGTCAAGCTCGACGAGATCCCGCTCCAGGGCCGGCTGGGATCCACCTCGCGGGCTCCGCGCTGGGCGATCGCCTGGAAGTACGCGCCGGAGGAGGTCAACACCAAGCTGGTGAACATCCGCGTCGGCGTCGGACGCACCGGCAGGGTCACCCCGTACGCCCAGGTCGAGCCCGTCGAAGTGGCGGGTTCCGAGGTCGAGTTCGCCACCCTGCACAACCAGAACGTGGTGAAGGCCAAGGGTGTCCTCATCGGTGACACGGTGGTGCTGCGCAAGGCGGGCGACGTCATCCCGGAGATCCTGGGTCCCGTCGTCGACCTGCGCGACGGCAGCGAGCGGCCGTTCGTGATGCCGGCCGAGTGCCCCGAGTGCGGGACGGCGCTGCGCCCCATGAAGGAGGGCGACATCGACCTCCGCTGCCCCAACGCACGTTCCTGTCCTGCCCAGTTGCGGGAGCGCGTCGCCTATCTCGCGGGCCGCAAGTGCCTGGACATCGACCACTTCGGCTATGTGGCGGCAGCGGCTCTGACCAAGCCGCTGGAGCCCGCCGAGCCGCCTCTGCTGGACGAGGGGGACCTCTTCGGCCTGACCGTCGAGCAGCTGCTGCCGATCCGGGCCTACGTCCTGGACCAGGACAGCGGACTGCCCAAGCGCGATCCGAAGACCGGCGAGGAGAAGATCGCGACGGTCTTCGCCAACCAGCAGGGCGAGCCGAAGAAGAACGCCCTGGGAATGCTGGAGGGCATCGCCGCGGCCAGGACGGCGCCCCTGGCCCGGATCCTCACGGGGCTCTCGATCCGGCACGTGGGGCCGGTCGCCGCCGAGGAGCTGGCCCGTCAGTTCCGGTCCATCGACCGGATCGACGAGGCGACCGAGGAGGAGCTGGCCGCTGCCGACGGGGTCGGCCCGATCATCGCCGCCTCGGTCAAGGAGTGGTTCGCGCAGGACTGGCACCGCGAGATCCTGCGCAAGTGGCGGGAGTCCGGGGTCCGCATGGAGGACGAGCGCGCGGGCGAGGACGAGGGGCCCCGGCCACTGGAGGGGCTCACCGTGGTCGTGACCGGCACGCTGGCCACCCACACCAGGGACGGCGCGAAGGAGGCGCTCCAGAGCCGGGGCGCGAAGGTGACCGGGTCCGTTTCGAAGAAGACCTCCTTCGTGGTGGTGGGGGACAACCCGGGCTCGAAGTACGACAAGGCGATGCAGCTGAACGTGCCCGTGCTCGACGAGGCGGGTTTCGCCGTCCTGCTCGAACAGGGGCCCGACGCGGCGCGCGAGGCAGCGGTGCCGGCCGAAGGCCAGGAAACGGCCTAG
- a CDS encoding TIGR00730 family Rossman fold protein, translated as MNICVFLSAAELDARYTRPAREFAELLGKGGHTLVWGGSESGLMKVVADGVQESGGRLVGVSVDFLAAKARTNADEMVIARDLAERKALLLEKADAVVIMVGGTGTLDEATEILELKKHGKHTKPVVLLNTAGFYDGLREQFRRMEDEGFLPMPLADLVFFAEDGVGALAYLEESAGVR; from the coding sequence ATGAACATCTGTGTCTTCCTCTCCGCCGCCGAACTCGACGCCCGCTACACCCGGCCCGCCCGGGAGTTCGCCGAACTGCTCGGCAAGGGAGGCCACACCCTGGTCTGGGGAGGCTCCGAGAGCGGTCTGATGAAGGTCGTCGCCGACGGAGTGCAGGAGTCCGGCGGGCGGCTCGTCGGGGTCTCGGTGGACTTCCTGGCGGCGAAGGCCCGGACGAACGCCGACGAGATGGTGATCGCGCGGGACCTGGCCGAGCGCAAGGCGCTGCTCCTGGAGAAGGCCGACGCCGTCGTGATCATGGTCGGCGGGACCGGGACCCTCGACGAGGCCACGGAGATCCTGGAGCTCAAGAAGCACGGCAAGCACACCAAGCCCGTCGTCCTGCTGAACACGGCCGGTTTCTACGACGGTCTGCGGGAGCAGTTCCGGCGCATGGAGGACGAGGGCTTCCTGCCGATGCCCCTCGCCGACCTGGTCTTCTTCGCCGAGGACGGCGTGGGCGCGCTCGCCTACCTGGAGGAGTCGGCCGGAGTGCGGTGA
- a CDS encoding SDR family oxidoreductase yields MPTHLITGAGSGIGAAVARRLQERGDELWLLARDAGRAKELAALHPGARTLVGDLGNPDRLSWAFGQQTMPDRLDSLLHIAGVVELGRIGDLTPKAWHFQLNANLVAPAEITRLLLPQLRVAHGHVLFVNSGAGLNAHAEWGAYAASKHGLKALADSLRHEEHGNGVRVTSVYPGRTASPMQAKVHQQEGKEYDPSQWIDPESVATTILMAIDLPRDAEVNDLTVRPGR; encoded by the coding sequence ATGCCTACTCATCTGATCACCGGCGCCGGTTCCGGCATCGGGGCCGCCGTCGCCCGCCGCCTCCAGGAGCGCGGTGACGAACTCTGGCTGCTGGCCCGCGACGCAGGCCGCGCCAAGGAGCTGGCCGCACTCCACCCGGGGGCGCGCACCCTCGTCGGAGACCTCGGCAACCCCGACCGGCTCTCCTGGGCGTTCGGGCAGCAGACCATGCCCGACCGGCTCGACTCACTCCTGCACATCGCGGGCGTCGTCGAGCTCGGCCGGATCGGTGACCTCACCCCCAAGGCCTGGCACTTCCAACTCAACGCCAATCTGGTCGCCCCCGCCGAGATCACCCGTCTCCTGCTGCCCCAGCTCCGCGTCGCCCACGGCCACGTCCTGTTCGTGAACTCGGGCGCGGGCCTCAACGCGCACGCCGAGTGGGGCGCCTACGCGGCGAGCAAGCACGGCCTGAAGGCCCTCGCCGACTCGCTGCGCCACGAGGAGCACGGGAACGGGGTACGGGTGACCTCCGTCTACCCGGGGCGCACCGCCAGCCCCATGCAGGCCAAGGTCCACCAGCAGGAGGGCAAGGAGTACGACCCCTCCCAGTGGATCGACCCGGAGTCCGTGGCCACCACGATCCTCATGGCGATCGACCTGCCGCGTGACGCCGAGGTCAACGACCTGACGGTCCGCCCGGGGCGCTGA
- a CDS encoding methionine synthase: MSEKSKFSGCPATGIGSMPGGDAREAAKTVTGSFADGQGMPYLAELPARGPGADMTGRTIGLLVEMFGHVEPSGWRISDRPGRDTRRARSWLGEDLDALEEFTQGYEGLIKVQAVGPWTLAAGLELRGGEAMLGDPGACRDLAGSLAEGLRGHLAEVRRRVPGAEVVLQLDEPSLTAVLLGRVRSASGYRTYRALDRQIVEAGLREVLAVNGEAPTVVHSCAPEVPFALLRRAGADAVSFDFSLLTEREEEAIGEAVEGGTQLFLGVVPGTDAASDGLSDPGGSVMGVRTLWSRLGLNPGTLTESVVVTPSCGLAGASPAYARAALAHCARAARSLADNPE; this comes from the coding sequence GTGAGCGAGAAGAGCAAGTTCAGCGGGTGTCCGGCCACCGGAATCGGGTCCATGCCGGGCGGAGACGCACGGGAGGCGGCGAAGACCGTCACCGGATCCTTCGCCGACGGCCAGGGCATGCCGTATCTGGCCGAGCTGCCCGCCCGCGGACCGGGCGCGGACATGACCGGGCGGACCATCGGGCTGCTCGTCGAGATGTTCGGCCATGTCGAGCCCAGCGGCTGGCGGATCAGTGACCGCCCCGGCCGCGACACCCGCCGCGCCCGCTCCTGGCTGGGCGAGGACCTCGACGCGCTGGAGGAGTTCACCCAGGGTTACGAGGGGCTGATCAAGGTCCAGGCCGTGGGCCCCTGGACGCTGGCCGCCGGACTGGAGCTGCGGGGCGGCGAGGCCATGCTCGGAGACCCGGGCGCCTGCCGCGACCTGGCGGGTTCGCTGGCGGAGGGGCTGCGCGGGCACCTCGCGGAGGTACGGCGCCGCGTGCCCGGCGCCGAGGTGGTGCTCCAGCTCGACGAACCGTCCCTGACCGCCGTGCTGCTCGGGCGCGTCAGGTCCGCGAGCGGCTACCGCACCTACCGGGCCCTGGACCGGCAGATCGTCGAGGCGGGGCTGCGCGAGGTGCTGGCGGTGAACGGTGAGGCGCCGACCGTGGTCCACTCCTGCGCGCCCGAGGTGCCCTTCGCCCTGCTGCGCCGAGCCGGTGCCGACGCCGTTTCGTTCGACTTCTCCCTGCTCACCGAGCGTGAGGAGGAGGCGATCGGGGAAGCCGTCGAGGGCGGCACCCAGCTGTTCCTCGGAGTGGTACCCGGCACCGACGCCGCCTCGGACGGATTGTCGGACCCTGGCGGTAGCGTCATGGGTGTCAGGACGCTGTGGAGCAGGCTGGGGCTGAATCCGGGGACTCTCACCGAGTCCGTCGTGGTCACTCCGTCGTGCGGGCTCGCGGGGGCATCGCCCGCGTACGCGCGTGCCGCACTCGCCCACTGCGCCCGGGCCGCGAGATCGCTCGCAGACAACCCTGAGTAA